AGACGACCACAGCCAAGGCTATACAGTCGATCAAGTGCCATGTAGTACTAGCTAAGGAGATCTCTATGTCGCTCCAATTAACAATGAACTACACCACTACTACGTACTAGATTGACACATACTCACCAGTGATGAGTCAGTCCTCGACTCCTCTCATGAGATGACCCCCTACAGGCGCAGCTAGATGAACACCCTGTTCATCAGTCATTCAGTCCTCATCTCCCAGCTGGAGGAGGTCACGGAAGCAGACGAAGTCGGCGCCCGCGAAGACGACGATGCTCGCGGGGCCGACGATCCAGCCCAAGAGGAATCCTGGGTCGGCTTCGAGGAGGAGGCGGACGGCGACGGCGTACATGTAGTGCCCGACGATGGTGACCCTGAGCGCGAGGTTGGCGTTGTCGCGGCACGGGAGCATCAGCGCCAGCCCCGCGG
The window above is part of the Triticum urartu cultivar G1812 unplaced genomic scaffold, Tu2.1 TuUngrouped_contig_2041, whole genome shotgun sequence genome. Proteins encoded here:
- the LOC125526853 gene encoding uncharacterized protein LOC125526853, translated to MDGKKPKIPADVRRASQWALVNASFHLFSFFAVRPSAAYAVARYEATCSECVALTDKLSGLWLVMLWCAAAQAAAAGLALMLPCRDNANLALRVTIVGHYMYAVAVRLLLEADPGFLLGWIVGPASIVVFAGADFVCFRDLLQLGDED